GAATGCCAACTATTTCCGGCCTGAGGCGCAGAGGCTATACACCCGGTTCCATACGTGAATTTTGCGACAGGATCGGTGTAGCGAAACGGGAAAGCGTTGTTGATGTTGCGCTTCTTGAACACTGTATAAGGGAAGACCTGAACAAAAGTGCTCCAAGATTTATGGCGGTGCTTGATCCTGTAAAAGTTGTAATTGAGAATTATCCCGAAGATAAAATTGAAATGCTCCGTGCAATAAATAATCCCGAAGATCCCGATAGCGGATCAAGAGAGATTCCATTTTCAAAAGAAATCTACATAGAGAGAGATGATTTCAGAGAGGATCCTCCTAAAAAATACCACAGGCTGTCACAGGGAAGAGAAGTAAGATTGAGATATGGTTATTATATAACCTGTAAGGATTTTATCAAAGATGAAAAAAGCGGAGAGATTCTTGAAATAAGGTGTACTTTTGATCCTGCTACCCGGGGAGGTGATTCGCCTGACGGCAGAAAAGTAAAAGGCACCATACACTGGGTCTCTGCAAAACATGCAATTGATGCTGAAGTACGGCTATATGACAGGCTGTTTTCAATTCCGAATCCTCTGGGAGATAAGGATGTTGATTTTAAGGAGTATTTAAATGCTGATTCTCTTGTTGTCCTGAAAGGATGTAAATTAGAGCCTGGCCTTGCAACTGCAAATAAAGGGCAAAGAATGCAGTTTGAGAGAAAAGGATATTTCTGTGTTGACCCTGATTCGTCAAATTCAAGATTGGTTTTTAACAGGACTGTTCCTCTGCGGGACTCATGGGCAAAAATTGAAAAAGCACAAAAGATAGACAGAAAAAAATCCGGAGAGGCCCCGAAGAAAGGCAGTGGAGAGTTTATCTCCTTTAAAGATTTTTCCAAAGTGGATTTAAGAGTTGGAATAGTAAGGGATGCATCCCTGGTTCCGGGAGCTGATAAACTAATAAAACTTATGATTGATCTTGGTGAAGGAAAAGACAGGCAGGTTTTTTCCGGTATTAAAAAGGCATATCCTGAACCGGAAAAGCTTATTGGCAAGCGTGTTGTAGTAGTTGCCAATCTTGCACCAAGAAAAATGTCATTTGGAGTGTCTGAAGCAATGGTCTTAAGCGGCGGGGAAGAAGACAGCCTTTCAATTGTTACATTTGAAGGCAGCCCTGAGCCTGGGAGCATAGTATCATAGAGTGAAGTTGGCAAGAGTGCAATCTGTAGATATTATTCTGATGCTGCAGGATATTATTGCTTTTACGCCTAAATATGCTTGTATAAAGGAATAATAATTAATTATTAACCGGAAGAATAGGTTATGAAAAAAGAATAAAAGCAAGTACAAGCTGTTTCTTGTGTTGCCGGGGATAGATGCCGGAGTGTCTGCTTTGCTTGCTAAATTTTCAAATGGATGGAAAATAAAGAAAAATAGTGGCAAAAAATATTATTTTAAGAAAATTCCTTATCAGGGAATTGTGGGCTTAATAGAGACTGAAAAAGGTTTTATTGGTGCTGCAGGCATGAAAAAGGAAAAAGAGATAATTAAAGCATTAAAAAAATTAATAATAAGTGAAAAAAAATAAACAAATAAGAGAATTTACTTGATTTTTTAATTTACTGTGATAAATTGAGTCTGTCGAAACCGTTCTGCTAATTTTATAAATGTAGGAGGTATGTGTGTCTGATTATGTAAAAGAGGTGATGGCTCAGGTAAAAGCCAAAAACCCTGCAGAGCCTGAGTTTCATCAGGCAGTGGAAGAAGTTTTTGAATCTCTCGAATTGGTACTTGACAAGCATCCTGAGTATCGTAAAGCCAAGATACTTGAACGCATTGTAGAACCTGAGAGAGTTATAATGTTTCGTGTACCATGGTTGGATGATAACGGAGATGTCCAGGTTAATCGTGGTTTCAGAATTCAGATGAACAGTGCTATCGGCCCTTATAAAGGCGGCCTTCGCCTTCATCCTTCTGTAAATCTCGGTATTCTCAAGTTTTTAGCATTTGAACAAGTATTTAAAAACAGCCTTACAACGCTTCCAATGGGAGGAGGCAAGGGCGGATCAGATTTTGATCCCAAAGGCAAGAGCGACAATGAAGTAATGCGTTTCTGCCAGAGTTTTATGACAGAACTGCAGAGATACATCGGCCAGTTTACAGATGTCCCTGCCGGTGATATCGGAACCGGCGGCCGTGAGATCGGTTATATGTTCGGTCAGTACAAAAGGCTGAGACATGAGTTTACAGGTGTATTGACAGGAAAAGGCCTTGGCTGGGGCGGCTCTCTGATTCGTCCTGAGGCAACTGGTTACGGTTCGGTTTATTTCGCTTCTGAAATGCTTAAGACAAGAGGCGAAAGCCTTAATGGTAAAATTTGTCTTGTTTCTGGAAGCGGAAATGTTGCACAGTACACTGTTGAGAAGATCAATCAGCTCGGCGGTAAAGTTGTAACTCTTTCCGATTCAAGCGGTTATATTTATGATGAAGCTGGTATTGACGCTGAGAAATTAGCATTTATAATGGAACTTAAGAATGTACGTCGTGGAAGAATCAAAGAGTATGCTGATAAATTCGGAGCACAGTACACTCCGGCAGATCCCAATCGCGATCATAATCCTCTCTGGGACCATAAAGCCGATTGTGCATTCCCGAGTGCAACTCAGAATGAGATTAACGGCAAAGATGCTCAGAACCTGGTTAACAATGGTGTTATACTTGTTTCCGAAGGTGCAAACATGCCGACAAATCTTGACGGTGTAAAAATCTTCTTACAGGAAAAAATCCTATACGGCCCAGGAAAAGCTGCTAATGCAGGCGGTGTAGCTGTTTCCGGCCTTGAGATGTCTCAGAACTCTCTGAGACTTTCCTGGACAAGAGAAGAAGTTGATGAGAAGTTGAAAGGTATTATGGCATCCATTCATCAA
The DNA window shown above is from bacterium and carries:
- a CDS encoding glutamine--tRNA ligase/YqeY domain fusion protein; its protein translation is MNENGEKKNSNFIRVIIDEDLRTGKFDGRVHTRFPPEPNGYLHIGHAKSICLNFGIARDYNGLCNLRFDDTNPAKEEDEYVESIKEDVKWLGFDWDDRLYFASAYFDKMYEYAEDLIKKGKAYVCDLSSDEIRKYRGTLTEPGKNSPYRDRSIEENLELFHKMRDGEFKDGQCVLRAKIDMASPNLNMRDPIIYRILHADHHKTGDKWCIYPMYDFAHGLEDSIENITHSLCTLEFEDHRPLYDWFLEELQVYRPQQIEFAPLNLSYTVMSKRKLLQLVKEGIVSGWDDPRMPTISGLRRRGYTPGSIREFCDRIGVAKRESVVDVALLEHCIREDLNKSAPRFMAVLDPVKVVIENYPEDKIEMLRAINNPEDPDSGSREIPFSKEIYIERDDFREDPPKKYHRLSQGREVRLRYGYYITCKDFIKDEKSGEILEIRCTFDPATRGGDSPDGRKVKGTIHWVSAKHAIDAEVRLYDRLFSIPNPLGDKDVDFKEYLNADSLVVLKGCKLEPGLATANKGQRMQFERKGYFCVDPDSSNSRLVFNRTVPLRDSWAKIEKAQKIDRKKSGEAPKKGSGEFISFKDFSKVDLRVGIVRDASLVPGADKLIKLMIDLGEGKDRQVFSGIKKAYPEPEKLIGKRVVVVANLAPRKMSFGVSEAMVLSGGEEDSLSIVTFEGSPEPGSIVS
- the gdhA gene encoding NADP-specific glutamate dehydrogenase, whose translation is MSDYVKEVMAQVKAKNPAEPEFHQAVEEVFESLELVLDKHPEYRKAKILERIVEPERVIMFRVPWLDDNGDVQVNRGFRIQMNSAIGPYKGGLRLHPSVNLGILKFLAFEQVFKNSLTTLPMGGGKGGSDFDPKGKSDNEVMRFCQSFMTELQRYIGQFTDVPAGDIGTGGREIGYMFGQYKRLRHEFTGVLTGKGLGWGGSLIRPEATGYGSVYFASEMLKTRGESLNGKICLVSGSGNVAQYTVEKINQLGGKVVTLSDSSGYIYDEAGIDAEKLAFIMELKNVRRGRIKEYADKFGAQYTPADPNRDHNPLWDHKADCAFPSATQNEINGKDAQNLVNNGVILVSEGANMPTNLDGVKIFLQEKILYGPGKAANAGGVAVSGLEMSQNSLRLSWTREEVDEKLKGIMASIHQQCVDAAKAYDTNKDFVNYVNGANIAGFIKVANAMLDQGVA